The following is a genomic window from Chloroflexota bacterium.
CGATGCCGAGGGGCGTCCGACCGGCGCTATCGCGGGCGCTGATATCGGCCCCCGCGCCGAGCAGGCCGAGGATGAGGGCCTGGGAGCCGCTGCCTGCGGCGATGTGGAGCGGCGTATCGCCGCCGGAATCCCGGGCGTTGACGGGCGCGCCGCGAGCGATGAGGAGATACGAGATGGGCAGCTCATTGCCGTGGCGGTTCATCAGCCCGGCGACGGCGGCATGGAGAGCGGTGTTCTGCTGAGGGCTGCGGGAGACGGCATGCACATCGGCGTCATGGGTCAGGAGCGTCCAGACGGCCTGGCGCTGGCCGAAGAAGGCGGCGAGGGCAAGGGGCGTCCAGCCGTCCACGCTATAGGCGTTGACGGAGGCGGGCTTGTGGTGGGCATAGGTGTGGATGCGCTCGATGAGGCCCAAGGCGGAAGCGGAGAAGATATCCAGTTGCGCGCCGCTTGCCAAGAGGAGGTCCAACATCTCCTTGCGCTGGTAATAGCGCGCCATCATGAGCGGGGAGATGCCGCCGGAGAGCGGCTCATTCACCGCTCCGGGGTGGGATTGAAGGACGGCGCGCAGGGCGGCGATATTGTTGCTCTTGATGGCCTCCAAGACTTGCTCAGCCGTTGCCTGCATCATCCACCTCGCTTTGCTGTGGGGGCCTTCGACTTTCGGGAGGCCAGCATCTCCTTGCGGATCAGCTCAAAGTCCTCCTTGGGCAGGACGTGGACGTTGCCTTGAAAGGCCAATCGCCAGTGCTGGGCGGGCCACTTTTTGGCGTACCGCATCTGCTGGGCCATGACTTCCGAGGGAAGGAAATGCGGCGCGTCCAGGATGACATCCGGCTTGATCTTGAAGCGATAGGGGTAACTTTCGCCGGCTTTCTTGGAGGCCCAGAGCGGCGTGTGGTCTTCAAAGAAGGTGGAAGTGGCCTCCGCGGTGCCGCCGAACATCTGGATGCCGGTGAGGTAAAAGAGCACCTTATCGCCGGGGCGCACGCGCTCCGCCTTTTTGAGGTGGCGGCTCTTCATCCCCGCCAGCTTGAAACCTTGCGTGCGGGAGCGCTCGAAGTTATCGGCGCCGCTGACCAGCATCCAGTGGGTTGGCTCCGCCATTCGCTCTCCTGGGAGGCCTACCTGGGCCTTCGCTATAATGAACCGGCTCACATTGTAGCCCACCCGCCCATCCCATCCAACCGCCCTGAAAGAGGAGCACTCCCACATGCCAGGCCCGCTTGCAGGCCTTCTCGCCCTTGACCTTACGCGCATCCTGGCAGGCCCCTTTTGCGGCATGACGCTCCGGGATCTGGGGGCGGAGGTC
Proteins encoded in this region:
- a CDS encoding EVE domain-containing protein; translation: MAEPTHWMLVSGADNFERSRTQGFKLAGMKSRHLKKAERVRPGDKVLFYLTGIQMFGGTAEATSTFFEDHTPLWASKKAGESYPYRFKIKPDVILDAPHFLPSEVMAQQMRYAKKWPAQHWRLAFQGNVHVLPKEDFELIRKEMLASRKSKAPTAKRGG